From Pseudomonas arsenicoxydans:
GTCTGATAACACGGCGGTAAATGGTAGCTATAGCGTTGTAGTGAACAACCTGGCGACCGGCTCCAAAGTGGCAAGCGCGGCGTTTGCCGGCGGTGCCAGCAGTGCCATTCCGACTGGTACGTTGAAAATCAGTCAAAATGGTATTGATTACCCGGTGACCATCGCGAGCGGCGCGACGTTGCAGTCGACCCGTGACGCGATCAACACCACGCTTCAAGGCAAAGGCATCAGCGCCAACATCGTCACCGACGGCAATGGTTCTCGATTGGTCATTGGTTCGACGGTGACAGGCGCAGGCTCCGATCTTACGGTCAGCGGTATTGCCGGGCTGGAAATCGACGGAACCAATAGCTTGGGGGCCACTCCGGCCGCTGGCGCTTCTGGCAACATCGGTGGTTTGGCTGCGGATGCGTCGGTCACCATCGATGGCCTAACCGTCACCAGTAAAAGCAACACGATCAGCCAGGCGGTGGGTGGCATCAACATGACCTTGCTGGCGGAAAGTAAGACGCCGGTCAAAGTCACTGTCGGCACTAACACCGATGGCATGAAGACCTCGCTGCAGTCGTTCGTCGATGCCTATAACAACGTCATCAACACCCTGACCGCTCTGACCAAGCCAAGCCTGGACGATGCAGGCAATCCAACCATCGGCGCTGCAATGACCGGTGACTCGTTGCCGCGTAACTTGATCACTGCCGTGCGCAATGAGCTGGTAGCGCCTGGGGCGGGCGGTCAATTGTCGGTACTGTCGCAGTTGGGTATTCAGACCGATCAGAAGACCGGTGCGCTGAGCATCGACGCAACCAAGTACGCCAAGGCCATGGCAACTCCCGGGATGAGCAGTTCGGTGCAGAATCTGTTCACGGGTACTGACGCAAAAAATGGCCTGTTGGCGCGTATGTCGGCAGCGATCACGCCGTACTCCCAGACTGGCGGGATTCTGGATCAGCGAAGCAGCAACCTGGGCAAGGTCCAGAAGGATCTGAGCAGCCAGCAGACGGCGCTGGATATACGAGTGACCAACCTCACCGCCTCCCTGACTGCCAAGTACAACGCGATGGATCTGTTGGTCGGCCAGATGAAGGCCACTGCCAGCAACATCACCGGCTTCTTCCAGACGTTGAACGCTCAGCAGTCCAGCAAGTAGATATGGGCTGACGACAAAAACCCGGCTACGCTTTTCGGCGTGTGCCGGGTTTTTGTCTTCTGGTCTAAAGTTTTCAGTCTCGAAGACGATACACTGATCATACGAGTCATTGAGTGGCAGTGAGGTAGAACATGAATCCGAGGTTAGCCCTTCGGCAATACCAGAAGGTCGGGGCGCAGGCCCAGACGTCAGAAGCCAGTCCGCATCGCTTGGTGCAAATGCTGATGGAAGGTGGTCTGGATCGCATCGCTCAGGCCAAAGGCGCGATGGAGCGCAAGGACATTCCTGGCAAGGGTGTGTCTATCAGCAAGGCCATTGGGATCATTGGTGGCTTGCGTGAAGGCCTGGATCTTGAAAAGGCTGCGGAAACTGTCGGCGAGCTCGACCGTCTCTACGCTTACATGATGAAGCGCCTGGCCGAGGCGAACATCAAGAGCGACCCGCGTATTCTCGATGAAGTCGCTGGTTTGCTGCGCACGGTCAAAGAAGGCTGGGACGCCATCGCCGCGCCAGGTCCGCAGTTTTAAGGAGATCATCATGAGTCTTGTATTGCAGCGAATCGAACATACCCGTGAAGCGTTGGTCGGTGCATTGGCCGAGCGCAACTGGGAAGCTATCGGTCAATTGGACCTTGATTGCCGTTCCTGCATGGAAGACGTCATGAGTGAAGATTCGTTGGACGAGGTGGCGTTGCGTGCCAACCTGGAGGAGTTGCTGAGGGTCTACAAGGAACTTCTCGAGGCGGCGATGGGGGAGAGACAGGCGATTGTCGACGAGATGTCTCAGATCCACCAAGCACAGAACGCGGCAAAGGTTTACCATCTGTTTGGTTAATCCGCAGTTAATCCAAACATAGTGCGCCATAAATTTGACTGTGCACGGTTTTTTGACTTAACTAGTGGCTGGTTCCAGATTTCAGGCGTCTACAGGCATAACGTGTCTGCAAGCGTCTAGCTTGCCCCCTCATTTCGGGCATTGAGTTGACTAGGGAAGTTGCTATTGCATGTGGCGTGAAACCAAAATTCTGCTGATTGATGACGATAGCGTCCGTCGCCGCGACCTGGCGGTGATTTTAAATTTTCTCGGTGAAGAAAATTTACCCTGCGGGAGCCATGACTGGCAGCAGGCTGTCGGCTCTTTGTCATCAAGTCGTGAAGTGATCTGTGTCCTGATCGGTACGGTCAATGCTCCTGGCGCACTTCCAGGCCTGTTAAAGACACTCGCAACCTGGGATGAGTTCCTTCCGGTTTTGCTGATGGGCGATAATTCTTCCGTTGAATTGCCGGAAGACCAGCGTCGCCGAGTGCTTTCGACCCTCGAAATGCCACCCAGCTACAGCAAATTGCTCGACTCGCTGCACCGTGCCCAGGTCTATCGCGAGATGTATGATCAGGCCCGTGAGCGCGGTCGTCATCGCGAACCCAATCTTTTCCGTAGTCTTGTCGGCACCAGCCGGGCGATTCAACACGTCCGTCAGATGATGCAGCAAGTGGCCGACACCGACGCCAGCGTGCTGATCCTCGGCGAGTCCGGGACCGGCAAGGAAGTGGTCGCGCGTAATCTGCACTATCACTCAAAGCGTCGTGATGCGCCGTTCGTGCCGGTCAACTGCGGGGCGATCCCTGCCGAGTTGCTGGAAAGCGAACTGTTCGGTCACGAGAAGGGGGCCTTCACCGGCGCAATCACCAGCCGCGCCGGGCGTTTCGAGCTGGCCAATGGCGGCACCCTGTTTCTCGACGAAATCGGCGACATGCCGCTGCCGATGCAGGTCAAGTTGCTGCGCGTGTTGCAGGAGCGCACCTTCGAGCGCGTGGGTAGCAACAAGACTCAGAGCGTCGACGTGCGCATCATCGCGGCGACCCACAAGAATCTCGAAAGCATGATCGAGATCGGCACCTTCCGCGAAGACTTGTACTATCGCCTGAACGTGTTCCCGATCGAGATGGCGCCACTGCGCGAGCGTGTCGAAGACATTCCGCTGCTGATGAACGAATTGATCTCGCGCATGGAGCACGAGAAACGCGGTTCTATCCGTTTCAACTCGGCGGCGATCATGTCGCTGTGTCGCCACGGCTGGCCGGGCAACGTTCGCGAACTGGCCAACCTGGTGGAGCGCATGGCGATCATGCATCCGTACGGGGTGATCGGCGTGGTTGAGTTGCCGAAGAAATTCCGTTACGTCGATGACGAAGACGAGCAGATGGTCGACAGCCTGCGCAGCGATCTGGAAGAGCGGGTGGCCATCAACGGGCATACCCCGGACTTCACCGCCAACGCCATGCTGCCGCCTGAAGGCCTGGACCTGAAAGACTACCTTGGTGGTCTGGAGCAGGGTCTGATTCAGCAGGCGCTGGATGATGCCAATGGTATCGTCGCCCGTGCCGCTGAGCGTCTGCGCATTCGCCGCACCACGCTGGTGGAGAAGATGCGCAAGTACGGTATGAGCCGTCGCGATGGAGATGAACAGGCGGATGATTGACGCCTGTTTTTCAAGTCGTTCATTTATGGGCGGTTTTTTTTAGGCACGGGTATTGCTACATCCCTCGCAACGTTCCGTTTAACTGACGGTCAGCCAAGCGAGAGAGCACGATGCCCCAAGCCGCCCAGATGTCTCCTGTCCCTGACGCTTCGGGACAACCGTCGTCCGTAGAGCAGGCAAGCCGGCTTGGCCTTGAGCAGGCGTTCGCGCTGTTCAACCAGATGTCGAGCCAGTTGACCGATTCCTACAGCATGCTCGAAGCCCGGGTCACCGAACTCAAGGGTGAGCTGGCGGTGGTCAGTGCCCAGCGCATGCAGGAGCTGGCGGAAAAAGAACGCCTGGCCAACCGCCTGCAAAACCTCCTCGATCTGTTGCCCGGCGGCGTTATCGTCATCGACGCCCAAGGCATCGTGCGCGAAGCCAATCCGGCGGCGTGCGAGCTGCTCGGTCTGCCCCTCGAAGGCGAACTCTGGCGCCATGTCATTGCGCGCTGCTTCGCGCCGCGCGAAGACGACGGTCACGAAATTTCTCTCAGGGACGGTCGGCGTCTATCGATTGCCACCCGTTCGCTGGATGCCGAGCCAGGTCAGTTGGTGTTGCTCAACGACCTGACTGAAACCCGTCAACTGCAAGGCCAACTGGCTCGTCATGAGCGCCTGTCGTCTCTCGGCCGGATGGTCGCCTCCTTGGCTCATCAGATTCGTACGCCATTGTCGGCCGCGTTGCTCTATGCCAGTCACTTGACCGAGCAGGAACTGCCGGTGGCCACGCAGCAGCGATTTGCCGGACGCCTGAAAGAGCGTTTGCATGAACTCGAACATCAGGTGCGCGACATGCTGGTGTTCGCTCGCGGCGAGTTGCCGCTGACGGATCGCGTCACGCCCAAGGTGTTGATGCAGTCGCTGCAATCGGCGGCGCTGACCCATGTTCAGGAGTTACCGATCCGTTGGCAGTGCGACAGTCATGCCGGCGAATTGCTGTGCAATCGCGACACCCTGATCGGGGCGATCCTCAACCTGATCGAGAACGCGATTCAGGCCAGTGCCGGCAATGTGCGTCTGAAGGTTCATCTCTATACCCGTGAAAACACCCTGCGCGTGTGCGTCAGTGACAGCGGCAGTGGTATCGAGGCAAGTGTCCTGGCGCGTCTGGGCGAGCCGTTTTTCACCACCAAGACCACCGGCACTGGCCTGGGCCTGACCGTGGTCAAGGCGGTGGCCCGCGCTCATCAAGGAGAATTGCAGTTGCGTTCGCGGCCGGGTCGCGGCACGTGTGCGCAGGTCATCCTGCCGCTTTTTTCGGGTGAACAAACCAGCGTTCAGGGAGCCGAGTGAAGGACATGGCAATCAAGGTTTTACTGGTCGAGGACGACCGCGCGCTTCGCGAAGCGCTGGCCGATACGCTGCTGCTCGCGGGGCACAATTACACAGCAGTCGGTTCGGCCGAGGAGGCGCTGGCGACGGTGGGTGTCGAGGCGTTCAACCTGGTCATCAGCGACGTCAATATGCCGGGCATGGACGGGCATCAATTACTCGGTCTGCTGCGAGTGCGGCAGCCACAGTTGCCGGTGTTGCTGATGACCGCTCACGGCGCTGTCGAGCGTGCGGTCGACGCG
This genomic window contains:
- the fliS gene encoding flagellar export chaperone FliS — protein: MNPRLALRQYQKVGAQAQTSEASPHRLVQMLMEGGLDRIAQAKGAMERKDIPGKGVSISKAIGIIGGLREGLDLEKAAETVGELDRLYAYMMKRLAEANIKSDPRILDEVAGLLRTVKEGWDAIAAPGPQF
- a CDS encoding sigma-54 dependent transcriptional regulator, which codes for MWRETKILLIDDDSVRRRDLAVILNFLGEENLPCGSHDWQQAVGSLSSSREVICVLIGTVNAPGALPGLLKTLATWDEFLPVLLMGDNSSVELPEDQRRRVLSTLEMPPSYSKLLDSLHRAQVYREMYDQARERGRHREPNLFRSLVGTSRAIQHVRQMMQQVADTDASVLILGESGTGKEVVARNLHYHSKRRDAPFVPVNCGAIPAELLESELFGHEKGAFTGAITSRAGRFELANGGTLFLDEIGDMPLPMQVKLLRVLQERTFERVGSNKTQSVDVRIIAATHKNLESMIEIGTFREDLYYRLNVFPIEMAPLRERVEDIPLLMNELISRMEHEKRGSIRFNSAAIMSLCRHGWPGNVRELANLVERMAIMHPYGVIGVVELPKKFRYVDDEDEQMVDSLRSDLEERVAINGHTPDFTANAMLPPEGLDLKDYLGGLEQGLIQQALDDANGIVARAAERLRIRRTTLVEKMRKYGMSRRDGDEQADD
- a CDS encoding flagellar protein FliT, with protein sequence MSLVLQRIEHTREALVGALAERNWEAIGQLDLDCRSCMEDVMSEDSLDEVALRANLEELLRVYKELLEAAMGERQAIVDEMSQIHQAQNAAKVYHLFG
- the fliD gene encoding flagellar filament capping protein FliD, which produces MASPILPGSGLGSGLDIGAIVTALVNSDKSAKQTLITKQTSINTAKISATGSLKSALAAFQTAMTNLGKKDAPAFSGFTATSGTPTTLTVTSDNTAVNGSYSVVVNNLATGSKVASAAFAGGASSAIPTGTLKISQNGIDYPVTIASGATLQSTRDAINTTLQGKGISANIVTDGNGSRLVIGSTVTGAGSDLTVSGIAGLEIDGTNSLGATPAAGASGNIGGLAADASVTIDGLTVTSKSNTISQAVGGINMTLLAESKTPVKVTVGTNTDGMKTSLQSFVDAYNNVINTLTALTKPSLDDAGNPTIGAAMTGDSLPRNLITAVRNELVAPGAGGQLSVLSQLGIQTDQKTGALSIDATKYAKAMATPGMSSSVQNLFTGTDAKNGLLARMSAAITPYSQTGGILDQRSSNLGKVQKDLSSQQTALDIRVTNLTASLTAKYNAMDLLVGQMKATASNITGFFQTLNAQQSSK
- a CDS encoding sensor histidine kinase gives rise to the protein MSPVPDASGQPSSVEQASRLGLEQAFALFNQMSSQLTDSYSMLEARVTELKGELAVVSAQRMQELAEKERLANRLQNLLDLLPGGVIVIDAQGIVREANPAACELLGLPLEGELWRHVIARCFAPREDDGHEISLRDGRRLSIATRSLDAEPGQLVLLNDLTETRQLQGQLARHERLSSLGRMVASLAHQIRTPLSAALLYASHLTEQELPVATQQRFAGRLKERLHELEHQVRDMLVFARGELPLTDRVTPKVLMQSLQSAALTHVQELPIRWQCDSHAGELLCNRDTLIGAILNLIENAIQASAGNVRLKVHLYTRENTLRVCVSDSGSGIEASVLARLGEPFFTTKTTGTGLGLTVVKAVARAHQGELQLRSRPGRGTCAQVILPLFSGEQTSVQGAE